A genomic region of Oryza glaberrima chromosome 1, OglaRS2, whole genome shotgun sequence contains the following coding sequences:
- the LOC127752789 gene encoding MAR-binding filament-like protein 1 isoform X1, translating to MGYLLLAPSPAPRPLAFRCRRGGRARRGAAIVASSSASSSSSSGDAGPSHSAAAAGAYVLARRGVLLGVSALPLLRAREAAAAAAVATPNSGDLATVYGMSFPQGFIRRKRVDFPRIDHQAQTCYKTFKIGRNTVICRPNEAIVDETKDIQKPDEPQPGETQAESPLPEALQPESSLPVTQEQTPGNPLSGLLNAIAVAASGVLAGLYGTSQQEKKALESVVSSMESKLAENEAAISLMRENYEKRLLDQQTAQKKQAMKFQEQEASLLDQLSSTKKTVTSLSEEFRREKTLAEELREEIRRLESSLAQAGDDKDVLEAKLKEKLGDVNILQEKVSLLSQEIDNKGIRIRELSSLLSSKEADYRNLCSFSDQTKESLELAEAKIQQLEEEVHRTRNDLSSKISSIDLLNEELQALNSAKNEAEEKLSELTKDYTDLKASSEARESRNSELLLEKDNMIKQLDGKLSDALSDSSKDREIIASLNKELDATKAMLENEVAAVKSLRESLQSTEEALTDSRSEVSKLSVELDEANRMNQDLVLQISKLQDEFNEMQEGLTNKLGEVESVSKALSDELVSVKEMVHKGQEELEATSNELASIVEARDNLKKELLDVFKKLESTSQELVDERKTVTTLNRELEALVKQLQMDSEARKALEADLDEATKSLDEMNRSALSLSKELEETNSRKDTLEAEKEMLSKALAEQQKITTEAHENTEDAQNLISRLQTEKESFEMRARHLEEELALAKGEILRLRRQISTSRSQKAKTLPNTNASPEVNQAPDEQPVNDNQNTSKVAAGSQYTAKRTTRRRKGGSST from the exons ATGGGGtacctcctcctcgcgccgtcgccggcgccgcggccgctcgCGTTCCGgtgccgccgaggaggccgcgcgCGGAGAGGCGCGGCCATCGTCGCGTCGagctcggcgtcgtcgtcgtcgtcgtccggtgATGCCGGCCCATCccactcggcggcggcggcgggggcgtaCGTGCTGGCGCGGCGGGGCGTGCTCCTCGGCGTCTCGGCGCTCCCGCTCCTCCGCGCCAGggaagccgcggcggcggccgcggtggccaCGCCTAACAGCGGGGATCTCGCAACGG TTTATGGCATGTCATTTCCCCAAGGATTTATTAGAAGAAAGCGGGTTGATTTCCCAAGGATAGATCATCAAGCTCAGACTTGCTACAAAACTTTCAAGATTGGACGTAATACTGTCATATGTAGACCTAATGAGGCTATTGTCGATG AGACAAAGGATATTCAAAAGCCTGATGAACCTCAGCCTGGGGAAACTCAGGCTGAATCTCCTCTACCTGAAGCTTTGCAACCAGAATCATCCCTGCCCGTCACGCAAGAACAAACTCCTGGGAATCCACTTTCTGGTCTTTTGAATGCAATTGCAGTTGCTGCCTCCGGTGTTCTTGCTGGACTGTATGGCACTTCTCAACAGGAAAAGAAGGCCCTGGAATCCGTCGTCTCATCT ATGGAGAGCAAACTGGCTGAAAATGAGGCAGCAATCTCATTGATGAGGGAAAACTACGAGAAAAGATTGCTGGATCAACAAACAGCACAAAAGAAGCAAGCAATGAAGTTTCAGGAGCAGGAAGCCTCTCTTTTAGATCAGTTGTCTTCAACAAAAAAGACGGTAACTTCGCTAAGTGAAGAATTCAGAAGGGAGAAGACACTGGCTGAGGAGCTTAGGGAAGAAATACGTCGACTAGAGAGCAGTCTTGCACAAGCTGGGGATGACAAAGATGTTCTTGAAGCCAAACTGAAGGAAAAGTTGGGTGATGTCAACATTTTGCAGGAAAAAGTAAGTTTGCTTAGCCAAGAAATTGATAATAAGGGTATACGCATCAGGGAACTCAGTTCATTACTTTCGTCAAAGGAAGCAGACTACCGTAATCTGTGCTCTTTCTCTGACCAAACTAAAGAGAGTCTAGAACTTGCAGAAGCTAAAATACAGCAACTGGAGGAAGAGGTTCATAGAACTAGAAATGATCTTTCTTCTAAGATATCTTCAATTGATTTACTGAATGAGGAACTTCAAGCACTGAACTCTGCAAAGAATGAAGCTGAGGAAAAGCTAAGTGAGTTAACAAAAGATTATACAGACCTGAAGGCTTCTTCTGAAGCAAGAGAGAGCCGCAACTCTGAGCTACTATTAGAAAAAGATAATATGATCAAACAGCTTGATGGAAAACTCTCTGATGCATTAAGTGATTCTAGCAAAGACCGTGAGATCATCGCTTCGCTGAACAAGGAATTGGATGCAACAAAAGCAATGCTAGAGAATGAAGTTGCTGCAGTTAAAAGTTTAAGAGAATCACTTCAATCCACAGAGGAGGCACTGACAGATTCCAGAAGTGAGGTATCCAAACTTTCAGTGGAACTTGATGAAGCAAATAGAATGAACCAGGACCTGGTGCTGCAAATTTCTAAACTCCAGGATGAGTTCAATGAAATGCAAGAGGGCCTTACTAACAAACTAGGAGAGGTAGAATCAGTATCTAAAGCTCTGTCAGACGAACTTGTCTCTGTTAAGGAGATGGTTCACAAGGGACAGGAAGAACTTGAAGCCACTTCTAATGAGCTTGCATCCATTGTGGAAGCTCGTGACAACCTGAAGAAAGAATTGCTCGATGTGTTCAAGAAGTTGGAATCCACGTCACAGGAGCTTGTTGATGAAAGGAAAACTGTCACTACTTTGAATAGGGAGCTTGAGGCTTTGGTGAAACAACTACAGATGGATTCTGAAGCACGAAAAGCTCTTGAAGCAGACCTGGATGAAGCAACAAAGTCACTAGACGAGATGAACAGAAGTGCATTATCACTATCAAAGGAGCTAGAGGAAACTAATTCTAGGAAGGACACTCTTGAAGCAGAGAAAGAAATGTTATCAAAGGCTCTTGCTGAGCAACAGAAGATCACAACTGAAGCTCATGAAAACACTGAGGATGCTCAGAATCTTATCTCTAGGCTTCAGACTGAGAAGGAGAGTTTTGAAATGAGGGCTAGACATCTTGAAGAGGAGTTGGCGTTAGCAAAGGGTGAGATATTGCGCCTAAGAAGGCAGATTAGTACAAGCAGATCACAGAAAGCAAAAACTCTTCCAAACACAAATGCATCTCCAGAGGTCAATCAGGCTCCAGACGAGCAGCCTGTGAATGATAATCAGAATACCAGCAAAGTTGCTGCTGGGTCTCAATATACTGCAAAGAGGACGACTAGGAGAAGAAAAGGTGGTTCATCAACGTGA
- the LOC127752789 gene encoding MAR-binding filament-like protein 1 isoform X2 codes for MGYLLLAPSPAPRPLAFRCRRGGRARRGAAIVASSSASSSSSSGDAGPSHSAAAAGAYVLARRGVLLGVSALPLLRAREAAAAAAVATPNSGDLATETKDIQKPDEPQPGETQAESPLPEALQPESSLPVTQEQTPGNPLSGLLNAIAVAASGVLAGLYGTSQQEKKALESVVSSMESKLAENEAAISLMRENYEKRLLDQQTAQKKQAMKFQEQEASLLDQLSSTKKTVTSLSEEFRREKTLAEELREEIRRLESSLAQAGDDKDVLEAKLKEKLGDVNILQEKVSLLSQEIDNKGIRIRELSSLLSSKEADYRNLCSFSDQTKESLELAEAKIQQLEEEVHRTRNDLSSKISSIDLLNEELQALNSAKNEAEEKLSELTKDYTDLKASSEARESRNSELLLEKDNMIKQLDGKLSDALSDSSKDREIIASLNKELDATKAMLENEVAAVKSLRESLQSTEEALTDSRSEVSKLSVELDEANRMNQDLVLQISKLQDEFNEMQEGLTNKLGEVESVSKALSDELVSVKEMVHKGQEELEATSNELASIVEARDNLKKELLDVFKKLESTSQELVDERKTVTTLNRELEALVKQLQMDSEARKALEADLDEATKSLDEMNRSALSLSKELEETNSRKDTLEAEKEMLSKALAEQQKITTEAHENTEDAQNLISRLQTEKESFEMRARHLEEELALAKGEILRLRRQISTSRSQKAKTLPNTNASPEVNQAPDEQPVNDNQNTSKVAAGSQYTAKRTTRRRKGGSST; via the exons ATGGGGtacctcctcctcgcgccgtcgccggcgccgcggccgctcgCGTTCCGgtgccgccgaggaggccgcgcgCGGAGAGGCGCGGCCATCGTCGCGTCGagctcggcgtcgtcgtcgtcgtcgtccggtgATGCCGGCCCATCccactcggcggcggcggcgggggcgtaCGTGCTGGCGCGGCGGGGCGTGCTCCTCGGCGTCTCGGCGCTCCCGCTCCTCCGCGCCAGggaagccgcggcggcggccgcggtggccaCGCCTAACAGCGGGGATCTCGCAACGG AGACAAAGGATATTCAAAAGCCTGATGAACCTCAGCCTGGGGAAACTCAGGCTGAATCTCCTCTACCTGAAGCTTTGCAACCAGAATCATCCCTGCCCGTCACGCAAGAACAAACTCCTGGGAATCCACTTTCTGGTCTTTTGAATGCAATTGCAGTTGCTGCCTCCGGTGTTCTTGCTGGACTGTATGGCACTTCTCAACAGGAAAAGAAGGCCCTGGAATCCGTCGTCTCATCT ATGGAGAGCAAACTGGCTGAAAATGAGGCAGCAATCTCATTGATGAGGGAAAACTACGAGAAAAGATTGCTGGATCAACAAACAGCACAAAAGAAGCAAGCAATGAAGTTTCAGGAGCAGGAAGCCTCTCTTTTAGATCAGTTGTCTTCAACAAAAAAGACGGTAACTTCGCTAAGTGAAGAATTCAGAAGGGAGAAGACACTGGCTGAGGAGCTTAGGGAAGAAATACGTCGACTAGAGAGCAGTCTTGCACAAGCTGGGGATGACAAAGATGTTCTTGAAGCCAAACTGAAGGAAAAGTTGGGTGATGTCAACATTTTGCAGGAAAAAGTAAGTTTGCTTAGCCAAGAAATTGATAATAAGGGTATACGCATCAGGGAACTCAGTTCATTACTTTCGTCAAAGGAAGCAGACTACCGTAATCTGTGCTCTTTCTCTGACCAAACTAAAGAGAGTCTAGAACTTGCAGAAGCTAAAATACAGCAACTGGAGGAAGAGGTTCATAGAACTAGAAATGATCTTTCTTCTAAGATATCTTCAATTGATTTACTGAATGAGGAACTTCAAGCACTGAACTCTGCAAAGAATGAAGCTGAGGAAAAGCTAAGTGAGTTAACAAAAGATTATACAGACCTGAAGGCTTCTTCTGAAGCAAGAGAGAGCCGCAACTCTGAGCTACTATTAGAAAAAGATAATATGATCAAACAGCTTGATGGAAAACTCTCTGATGCATTAAGTGATTCTAGCAAAGACCGTGAGATCATCGCTTCGCTGAACAAGGAATTGGATGCAACAAAAGCAATGCTAGAGAATGAAGTTGCTGCAGTTAAAAGTTTAAGAGAATCACTTCAATCCACAGAGGAGGCACTGACAGATTCCAGAAGTGAGGTATCCAAACTTTCAGTGGAACTTGATGAAGCAAATAGAATGAACCAGGACCTGGTGCTGCAAATTTCTAAACTCCAGGATGAGTTCAATGAAATGCAAGAGGGCCTTACTAACAAACTAGGAGAGGTAGAATCAGTATCTAAAGCTCTGTCAGACGAACTTGTCTCTGTTAAGGAGATGGTTCACAAGGGACAGGAAGAACTTGAAGCCACTTCTAATGAGCTTGCATCCATTGTGGAAGCTCGTGACAACCTGAAGAAAGAATTGCTCGATGTGTTCAAGAAGTTGGAATCCACGTCACAGGAGCTTGTTGATGAAAGGAAAACTGTCACTACTTTGAATAGGGAGCTTGAGGCTTTGGTGAAACAACTACAGATGGATTCTGAAGCACGAAAAGCTCTTGAAGCAGACCTGGATGAAGCAACAAAGTCACTAGACGAGATGAACAGAAGTGCATTATCACTATCAAAGGAGCTAGAGGAAACTAATTCTAGGAAGGACACTCTTGAAGCAGAGAAAGAAATGTTATCAAAGGCTCTTGCTGAGCAACAGAAGATCACAACTGAAGCTCATGAAAACACTGAGGATGCTCAGAATCTTATCTCTAGGCTTCAGACTGAGAAGGAGAGTTTTGAAATGAGGGCTAGACATCTTGAAGAGGAGTTGGCGTTAGCAAAGGGTGAGATATTGCGCCTAAGAAGGCAGATTAGTACAAGCAGATCACAGAAAGCAAAAACTCTTCCAAACACAAATGCATCTCCAGAGGTCAATCAGGCTCCAGACGAGCAGCCTGTGAATGATAATCAGAATACCAGCAAAGTTGCTGCTGGGTCTCAATATACTGCAAAGAGGACGACTAGGAGAAGAAAAGGTGGTTCATCAACGTGA
- the LOC127760850 gene encoding FCS-Like Zinc finger 10-like: protein MLRRMVVSDTDAGGGGGEAGRVRGGGGGGAALFAVPRLFVGLAAKRGAGDGGEPASRSPTSPLDPKALLLRSPRSPRTWWDAEPVGLALAAAAADDAAKNSLLLSPRVGPLKSFASLPKDCGGGHSPRPGELAKAMSCAAAATATASAAGGMSVPCGVFFYGDLKSGPEATRSGGAHPNAKRRSFDLGGGKIPGPGSLPASIGGVRRFIGSVSASEIEQSEDYTCIIARGPNPKTTHIFGDCILEPQTMDASASAAAMDVTEAPTESYWVVKCDAGAAPASGGGGGGDFLSSCFTCKKKLEGNDIYIYRGEKAFCSANCRDQQILIEEEAENNTTIVSSPRSSCSSLHEDIFMAGMFVAK, encoded by the exons ATGCTGCGGAGGATGGTGGTGTCGGAcacggacgccggcggcggcggcggggaggcggggagggttcgaggtggtggcggcggcggcgctgcgctgTTCGCCGTGCCGAGGTTGTTTGTTGGGCTGGCCGCGAAGCGCGGGGCGGGGGATGGTGGGGAGCCGGCGTCGAGGAGCCCGACGTCGCCGCTGGACCCCAAGGCGCTCCTGCTCCGGTCGCCGCGGTCGCCGAGGACGTGGTGGGACGCCGAGCCGGtcggcctcgccctcgccgccgccgccgccgacgacgccgccaagAACTCCCTCCTCCTCAGCCCGCGCGTCGGGCCGCTCAAGTCGTTCGCCTCGCTGCCCAAGgactgcggcggcgggcacTCGCCGCGCCCGGGGGAGCTCGCCAAGGCGATGtcctgcgccgcggcggccaccgccaccgcctccgccgccggcggtatGTCCGTGCCGTGCGGCGTGTTCTTCTACGGGGATCTGAAGTCTGGTCCGGAGGCCACTCGATCCGGTGGCGCTCACCCCAATGCCAAGCGCCGCTCCTTCGATCTCGGCGGCGGCAAGATCCCTGGGCCGGGCTCTCTGCCGGCGTCGATCGGCGGCGTCCGGCGGTTCATCGGCTCGGTCTCGGCGAGCGAGATCGAGCAGTCGGAGGACTACACCTGCATCATCGCTCGCGGCCCTAATCCCAAGACGACCCACATATTTGGGGACTGCATCTTGGAGCCCCAGACGAtggacgcctccgcctccgccgccgccatggatgtGACGGAAGCACCCACCGAGTCCTACTGGGTGGTGAAgtgcgacgccggcgccgccccggcctccggcggcggcggcggcggcgacttctTGAGCTCCTGCTTCACTTGCAAGAAGAAGCTGGAGGGAAATGACATTTACATTTACCG TGGTGAGAAAGCATTCTGCAGCGCCAATTGCCGGGACCAACAAATCCTGATCGAAGAGGAAGCCGAGAACAACACCACCATCGTCTCCTCCCCGCGCTCATCCTGCTCCTCCCTCCACGAGGACATCTTCATGGCCGGCATGTTCGTCGCGAAATGA
- the LOC127780580 gene encoding glycine-rich cell wall structural protein 1-like produces MANRRPVLVLLLMAAVWVAGVVVDARHDPAVAWVWRQSMVGGEGCGDKHSTATVSGGGVGVGGGEGGGVGVGGGVGGGTGGGAAGGLGGGGGGGLGGGGGLGGGGMGGGGGFGGGGGGGVGGGAGAGFGSGGGVGAGGGLRGGGGVGAGGGGGFGGGAGGGGGIGAGGGFGGGAGAGGGVGGGGGFSGGGMGGGGGFGGGAGGGVGGGGGLGGGGMGGGSGFGGGAGGGFGAGGGVGGGIGVGGGMGGGASGGIGGGAGGGMGGDIGGGVGGGVGGGGSGGMGGGGGFGGGGGVGGNTGRDFDGGKGNGLSGGDGASGGIGGGADGGFGGGAGIGEGVGNGFGVGAGAGTGLGSGFGGGGGAGGGFGTGGGSGLGGGLGGGGGIGGGLGVGSGTGGGSGANEGAGMGGGISSGAGAGGGLGVGGGGGAGGGIGAGRGARGGSGAGGGAGMGGGVGARAGGGGEHKRGGGKHHGGSGSGVLGRFI; encoded by the coding sequence ATGGCCAACCGGCGGCCGGTGCTGGTGCTCTTGCTCATGGCCGCCGTGTGggtggccggcgtcgtcgtcgacgctcgGCATGACCCTGCGGTGGCGTGGGTATGGAGGCAGAGCATGGTGGGGGGCGAGGGCTGCGGCGACAAACATAGTACAGCCACCGTCAGTGGTGGCGGTGTCGGTGTAGGAggtggcgagggtggcggtGTTGGTGTAGGTGGCGGCGTGGGTGGTGGCACTGGCGGTGGGGCGGCAGGTGGTttgggtggaggtggaggtggaggcttAGGAGGGGGTGGTGGTCTTGGTGGAGGCGGcatgggtggcggtggcgggtttggaggtggaggtggaggtggagttggcggtggtgctggtgctggaTTCGGAAGCGGAGGGGGTGTAGGTGCCGGTGGTGGTCTcaggggtggaggtggagtaggggcgggtggtggcggtggatttggtggtggtgccgggggtggtggtggcatTGGTGCTGGTGGCGGTTTCGGAGGAGGTGCTGGTGCAGGAGGTGGAGTTGGTGGTGGGGGCGGATTCAGTGGAGGTGGAatgggtggtggcggtgggttTGGAGGTGGTGCAGGAGGTGGAGTTGGTGGTGGGGGCGGACTCGGAGGAGGTGGAATGGGTGGTGGCAGTGGGTTTGGAGGTGGTGCAGGTGGTGGGTTTGGTGCCGGAGGGGGTGTGGGTGGTGGCATAGGAGTTGGCGGAGGCATGGGAGGTGGTGCCAGTGGTGGCATTGGAGGTGGTGCTGGAGGTGGCATGGGGGGCGACATAGGAGGAGGTGTTGGAGGCGGCGTTGGAGGTGGCGGTAGCGGTGGgatgggaggtggaggaggttttggaggcggtggcggtgttgGTGGTAATACAGGTAGAGATTTTGACGGGGGTAAGGGCAATGGCCtcagtggtggtgatggtgctaGTGGAGGCATTGGTGGAGGTGCCGATGGTGGCTTTGGAGGTGGTGCAGGAATCGGTGAAGGAGTCGGCAATGGCTTTGGGGTTGGAGCTGGTGCTGGCACTGGATTGGGCAGCGGCTTCGGagggggtggtggtgctggaggCGGGTTCGGAACTGGTGGTGGAAGCGGGTTGGGCGGAGGCcttggaggcggtggtggtatAGGTGGAGGACTTGGAGTGGGCAGTGGCACTGGGGGTGGGTCTGGAGCAAACGAAGGTGCTGGGATGGGGGGCGGTATTAGTAGCGGAGCTGGAGCAGGCGGCGGACTtggagttggtggtggtggtggtgcaggaggaggaatTGGTGCAGGCAGGGGTGCTAGAGGTGGGTCCGGAGCAGGTGGAGGTGCCGGGATGGGTGGTGGCGTTGGTGCCAGagctggaggaggcggagaacaCAAAAGAGGTGGCGGGAAGCACCATGGCGGAAGTGGCAGTGGGGTCCTAGGTCGTTTCATTTGA
- the LOC127780559 gene encoding DNA mismatch repair protein MSH7 translates to MQPRRRQQQQQSILSFLQKKPAAAAGEEGATPERPPRPPAASVAGIMERLVRPPRQQQQGRDQNASQARHVEQRALPVKNQTTSNECSSALFLESCNAGDNKAAMLIAEEGSNMTPLQEPLKSLWPSKDDFVRASTLSPELGLDQNLPPHCPKKLPFESSNNNCIGANSSFEEFDVQTPQDTSKTVFWRSSRGADTPLTESDSDQTPLQHPSKFSFVSPNGEYVRGATLFALDSNYTPRRESSEKLSSGPSDLPYIKATKLFTEFDSNGTPSQNHLKKLSSVPKNDKRIGAGAELFSEFDPSPLKPETPVMRAVIPRLKRVQEDQRVTTNDSCSPFWGPNKKVKPAQCSPVENKVHDEMAESARSKFEWLNPSNIRDANRRRLADPLYDKTTLFIPPDALRKMSTSQKQYWNIKCKYMDVVLFFKVGKFYELYEVDAEIGQKELDWKMTISGVGKCRQVGISESGIDVAVEKLLARGYKVGRIEQMESADQAKSRGSNSVILRKLVHVSTPSTVGDSNIGADAVHLLSLKEITLASNGSRVYGFAFLDYAALKIWVGSVHDDDTFAALGALLVQVSPKEIIYETSGLSKETHRLIKKYASAGSVKMQLTPLYGLYFSDVSEIQTLIDSRGYFKASTSSWLSALNSSVNKDAVICALGGLVSHLTRLMLEDALKNGEVLAYHVYRTCLRMDGQTLVNLEIFSNNFDGGSSGTLYKHLNHCITPCGKRLLRRWICHPLKDIDAINERLDIVEGFIQNCGLGSVTLEHLRKVPDLERLLGRVKSTVGLSSAVLLPFVGEKILKRRIKTFGMLVKGLRVGIDLLDILQRQDHGISALSKAVDIPTLSSLGELIHHFEEAIDDDFPRYQDHSVKDDDANTLAMLVDLLVGKASEWSLVINALSTIDVLRSFAAMALSSFGTTCRPNILLKGKAPVLQMKGLWHPYAFAESVNGLVSNDLSLGQDLSGQNRFALLLTGPNMGGKSTIMRATCLAIVLAQLGCYVPCQSCELTLADAIFTRIGAMDRIMSGESTFLVECTETASILENATEDSLVLLDELGRGTSTFDGYAIAYAVFRHLVEAVRCRLLFATHYHPLTKEFASHPHVTLQHMACMLKPRNGGEKELTFLYRLTSGACPESYGLQVATMAGLPRSIVERASAAGEMMRSKIAGNFRSSEERAEFSTLHEEWVRTIVAIGGVKDAHLDEDTMDTLFCIFHELKAHFRKRR, encoded by the exons atgcagccgcggcggcggcagcagcagcagcagtcgatcctctccttcctccagaagaagccggcggcggcggcgggggaggagggcgcgACGCCCGAGAGGCCCCCGCGGCCTCCCGCCGCGTCGGTCGCGGGGATCATGGAGAGGCTCGtgcggccgccgcggcagcagcagcaggggag AGACCAGAATGCTTCCCAGGCTAGACATGTGGAGCAGAGAGCCTTACCTGTGAaaaatcaaactacttcaaATGAGTGCTCAAGTGCATTGTTCTTAGAATCTTGCAATGCTGGAGATAACAAAGCAGCCATGTTGATTGCAGAAGAAGGTTCGAATATGACTCCTTTGCAGGAGCCCCTGAAGTCCTTATGGCCTTCCAAAGATGACTTTGTTAGAGCAAGCACACTGTCCCCGGAACTTGGTTTAGATCAAAATCTTCCACCGCATTGTCCAAAGAAGTTACCCTTTGAGTCTTCCAATAATAACTGCATTGGAGCTAATTCATCATTTGAAGAGTTTGACGTACAAACTCCTCAGGATACTTCAAAAACAGTCTTCTGGAGATCTTCTCGTGGAGCTGATACGCCTTTAACAGAATCTGATTCAGATCAAACTCCTTTGCAGCATCCATCAAAGTTCTCATTTGTATCTCCTAATGGTGAATATGTCCGGGGCGCTACACTGTTTGCACTTGATTCCAATTATACTCCTAGACGAGAATCCTCAGAGAAGCTTAGTTCTGGGCCTTCAGACCTTCCATACATTAAAGCAACAAAATTATTTACAGAATTTGATTCAAATGGAACACCATCACAGAACCATCTGAAAAAGTTATCCTCAGTGCCTAAGAATGACAAACGCATTGGAGCAGGTGCTGAACTATTTTCGGAATTTGATCCGAGTCCCCTGAAACCAGAAACACCAGTGATGCGAGCAGTAATTCCTCGTCTGAAGCGGGTTCAAGAAGATCAACGTGTGACTACCAACGACTCATGCTCTCCTTTCTGGGGTCCAAACAAGAAGGTGAAACCAGCTCAGTGTTCTCCAGTTGAGAATAAGGTCCATGATGAAATGGCTGAAAGTGCACGCAGCAAGTTTGAGTGGCTGAATCCTTCGAATATCAGAGATGCAAATAGAAGGCGGCTGGCAGACCCACTTTATGATAAGACAACTCTTTTTATTCCACCTGATGCATTGAGAAAGATGTCTACATCTCAAaagcaatattggaatattAAGTGCAAGTATATGgatgttgttttgtttttcaaagtG GGAAAATTCTATGAGCTCTATGAGGTGGATGCTGAGATTGGCCAAAAGGAACTTGACTGGAAAATGACTATCAGTGGGGTGGGAAAGTGCCGGCAG GTTGGCATTTCAGAAAGTGGGATAGATGTTGCCGTTGAAAAGCTTTTAGCTCGAGG GTATAAAGTTGGCAGAATTGAACAAATGGAATCTGCAGACCAAGCCAAATCTAGAGGATCAAATTCG GTTATTCTAAGAAAATTGGTTCATGTATCCACACCATCAACAGTAGGGGACAGCAACATTGGGGCTGATGCTGTTCACCTTCTTTCACTCAAAGAG ATTACACTAGCTTCAAATGGTTCCCGGGTCTATGGATTTGCATTTTTAGATTATGCTGCACTTAAAATTTGGGTGGGTTCAGTCCATGATGATGATACATTTGCAGCTTTGGGGGCTCTGCTGGTGCAG GTCTCTCCGAAAGAAATAATCTATGAAACCTCAG GCCTTTCAAAAGAAACTCATAGATTAATTAAGAAATATGCTTCAGCAG GTTCTGTGAAAATGCAGCTGACCCCACTATATGGGTTATATTTCTCTGACGTTTCAGAAATTCAAACGTTAATAGATTCTAGAGGGTACTTTAAAGCGTCAACAAGTTCATGGTTATCTGCATTGAATTCTTCAGTGAATAAAGATGCAGTTATTTGTGCACTCGGTGGACTTGTGAGCCATTTAACTAGACTTATG CTAGAGGATGCTCTGAAAAACGGGGAGGTCTTAGCCTACCATGTATACAGAACATGTCTAAGAATGGATGGTCAGACTCTTGTGAACCTTGAGATTTTCAGCAACAACTTTGATGGTGGTTCATCAG GTACCTTATATAAGCACCTCAATCACTGCATAACTCCATGCGGTAAGCGGCTTCTAAGAAGATGGATTTGCCACCCACTAAAAGATATTGATGCTATCAATGAAAGGCTCGACATTGTTGAGGGCTTCATTCAAAATTGTGGGCTAGGATCTGTTACACTAGAGCATCTACGTAAAGTCCCTGATCTCGAGAGGTTACTAGGACGAGTAAAATCCACTGTTGGTTTATCATCTGCGGTTCTGTTGCcctttgttggagaaaagataTTAAAAAGAAGG ATAAAAACGTTTGGCATGCTTGTCAAGGGCCTCCGTGTTGGAATTGACTTACTAGACATCCTACAAAGACAAGATCATGGCATCTCAGCATTGTCAAAGGCTGTGGATATTCCAACATTGAGCTCCCTTGGTGAATTAATTCATCATTTTGAAGAGGCAATAGATGATGATTTTCCAAGATACCAG GATCATAGTGTCAAAGACGATGATGCAAACACTTTGGCTATGCTAGTGGATCTTTTAGTTGGAAAAGCTTCTGAATGGTCTCTAGTGATCAATGCTCTGAGCACTATCGATGTGCTTAGGTCCTTTGCAGCCATGGCATTGTCGTCATTTGGCACAACGTGCAGACCGAACATTCTGCTGAAAGGAAAAGCGCCTGTACTTCAGATGAAGGGTTTATGGCATCCTTATGCTTTTGCAGAAAGTGTAAATGGGTTGGTATCAAATGATCTATCTCTTGGTCAGGATTTATCTGGCCAAAATCGCTTTGCATTGTTGTTGACTGGTCCAAATATGGGCGGGAAATCTACAATAATGCGTGCCACCTGCCTAGCTATTGTGCTTGCCCAG CTCGGCTGTTATGTTCCCTGTCAGTCATGCGAGTTGACACTTGCAGATGCCATATTTACACGGATTGGTGCAATGGATCGGATTATGTCTGGAGAAA GTACCTTTCTTGTCGAATGCACTGAGACTGCATCTATTCTTGAGAATGCAACCGAGGATTCTCTCGTCTTGCTTGATGAGCTTGGCAGAGGAACTAGCACATTTGATGGATATGCAATTGCATATGCA GTATTCCGACACCTTGTCGAAGCGGTCCGATGCCGTCTGCTCTTCGCAACTCACTACCATCCTCTCACCAAGGAGTTCGCCTCTCACCCCCACGTCACCCTTCAGCACATGGCCTGCATGCTGAAGCCAAGAAACGGCGGCGAGAAGGAGCTCACCTTCCTCTACCGGCTCACCTCGGGCGCCTGCCCGGAGAGCTACGGCCTGCAGGTCGCCACCATGGCAGGGCTCCCGAGGTCGATCGTGGAGAGGGcgtcggccgccggcgagatgaTGAGGTCGAAGATCGCCGGGAACTTCAGGTCGAGCGAGGAGCGTGCGGAGTTCTCGACCCTCCATGAGGAGTGGGTGAGGACGATCGTGGCGATCGGCGGCGTGAAGGACGCGCACCTGGACGAGGACACCATGGACACGCTGTTCTGCATCTTCCATGAGCTGAAGGCTCACTTCAGGAAACGGAGGTGA